Proteins encoded within one genomic window of Flavobacterium oreochromis:
- the thiC gene encoding phosphomethylpyrimidine synthase ThiC, which produces MENTITRAPFPNSKKVYIQGEIHNIQVAMREITLSDTKLTNGQIEKNPPVTVYDTSGAYTDTSIEIDVRKGLPRLREQWILDRGDVEILEELSSNYGKQRLADEKLDHLRFEYLHQPMRAKEGANVTQLYYAKQGIITPEMEYIAIRENQRIEQLETAQKAMCHQHPGESFGARTPKGKITAEFVRSEIAAGRAVIPNNINHPESEPMIIGRNFLVKINANIGNSAVTSSIEEEVEKAVWACRWGADTIMDLSTGKNIHETREWIIRNSPVPIGTVPIYQALEKVKGVAEDLTWEIFRDTLIEQCEQGVSYFTIHAGVLLRYIHLTANRVTGIVSRGGSIMAKWCLFHHKENFLYTHFEEICEILKQYDVAFSLGDGLRPGSIADANDAAQFAELETLGELTKIAWKHDVQVFIEGPGHVPMHLIKENMEKQLECCSEAPFYTLGPLTTDIAPGYDHITSGIGAAMIGWYGCAMLCYVTPKEHLGLPNKKDVKDGVITYKIAAHAADLAKGHPGAQYRDNALSKARFEFRWEDQFNLALDPDTAREFHDETLPADAAKVAHFCSMCGPKFCSMKISQEIRDTAVEEGFKAKSEEFIESGKEIYL; this is translated from the coding sequence ATGGAAAATACAATAACAAGAGCACCATTTCCTAATTCGAAAAAGGTCTATATTCAAGGTGAAATACACAATATTCAAGTGGCTATGCGCGAAATCACTTTGTCTGATACAAAATTGACAAACGGACAAATAGAAAAGAATCCGCCTGTAACTGTTTATGACACATCTGGAGCTTATACGGATACTAGTATCGAAATTGATGTTCGCAAAGGATTACCACGTTTACGTGAACAATGGATTTTAGATCGTGGAGATGTAGAAATATTAGAGGAGTTGAGTTCTAATTATGGTAAACAACGTTTAGCCGATGAAAAATTAGATCATTTACGTTTTGAATATTTGCATCAACCTATGCGTGCCAAAGAAGGTGCTAATGTAACGCAGCTTTATTACGCAAAGCAAGGAATTATAACACCTGAAATGGAGTACATAGCAATACGTGAAAATCAACGCATTGAACAATTAGAAACAGCACAAAAGGCCATGTGCCATCAACATCCTGGTGAAAGTTTTGGAGCTAGAACACCAAAAGGTAAAATTACTGCCGAATTTGTGCGTAGTGAAATTGCTGCAGGAAGAGCAGTTATCCCTAATAATATCAACCATCCCGAAAGTGAACCTATGATTATAGGACGCAACTTTTTAGTAAAAATTAATGCTAATATAGGCAATAGCGCTGTGACTTCCAGTATTGAAGAAGAAGTAGAAAAAGCGGTTTGGGCTTGTCGTTGGGGTGCAGATACCATTATGGACTTATCCACAGGTAAAAATATACACGAAACACGTGAATGGATTATTAGAAACTCACCAGTGCCTATAGGAACAGTACCTATTTACCAAGCTTTAGAAAAAGTAAAAGGGGTGGCCGAAGATCTAACTTGGGAAATTTTTCGTGATACCCTAATCGAACAATGCGAACAAGGGGTTTCCTATTTCACAATTCACGCTGGAGTTCTATTACGTTATATCCATCTAACCGCTAATAGGGTTACAGGAATTGTGTCAAGAGGCGGTTCTATAATGGCAAAATGGTGCTTATTCCATCATAAAGAAAATTTCTTATACACCCATTTTGAAGAAATTTGCGAAATTTTAAAACAATATGATGTCGCTTTTTCACTAGGCGATGGTTTACGACCAGGGTCTATTGCTGATGCGAACGATGCTGCTCAATTTGCAGAATTAGAAACCTTAGGAGAATTGACAAAAATTGCTTGGAAACACGATGTGCAAGTTTTTATTGAAGGACCAGGACACGTGCCTATGCATCTTATTAAAGAAAATATGGAGAAGCAATTAGAGTGTTGTTCAGAAGCACCATTCTATACCTTAGGACCATTAACTACAGATATTGCACCAGGTTATGATCATATTACCTCAGGAATTGGAGCCGCAATGATTGGTTGGTACGGTTGCGCTATGTTATGTTATGTAACCCCTAAAGAGCATTTAGGATTACCTAATAAAAAAGACGTTAAAGACGGTGTGATTACCTATAAAATAGCTGCTCACGCAGCCGATTTAGCTAAAGGGCACCCTGGTGCGCAATATCGTGACAATGCTTTAAGTAAAGCACGATTTGAATTCCGTTGGGAAGACCAATTCAATTTAGCTTTAGATCCAGACACAGCTCGAGAGTTCCACGATGAAACATTACCTGCTGATGCCGCTAAAGTAGCACACTTCTGCTCTATGTGTGGCCCTAAATTCTGTTCGATGAAAATATCTCAAGAAATTAGAGACACTGCTGTAGAAGAAGGTTTTAAAGCAAAATCAGAAGAGTTTATTGAAAGTGGTAAAGAAATTTATTTGTAA
- a CDS encoding thiamine phosphate synthase — translation MILLSIEHNLENEIQTLHQLFEAGLTHFHIRKPQLNIFETEKYIKQIEAHFHPFCVVYHPELLETFDLKGIHQTSQNRNIPLQTTKSLSTSTHSISEFNELDPAYDYAFLSPVFPSLSKSNYHNPEIMKQITNRTNFNSQLVALGGISEKNITEILPHFDSIALLGAIWLHPNPLEQWKKCQNIVLSYSA, via the coding sequence ATGATTCTACTATCCATAGAACATAACCTAGAAAATGAAATACAAACCCTGCATCAGTTATTTGAAGCAGGGTTAACTCATTTTCATATCAGGAAACCCCAATTAAATATTTTTGAAACGGAAAAGTATATCAAACAAATAGAGGCACATTTCCATCCGTTTTGTGTGGTTTATCATCCTGAATTGCTAGAAACTTTCGATTTAAAAGGAATTCATCAAACTAGTCAAAATAGAAATATTCCTCTTCAAACCACCAAAAGTTTATCGACCTCAACACATAGTATATCCGAATTCAATGAACTCGATCCCGCTTATGATTATGCCTTTTTGAGTCCTGTTTTTCCCAGTCTTTCAAAAAGTAATTATCATAACCCCGAAATTATGAAGCAAATTACTAATCGAACAAACTTCAACTCGCAGCTTGTGGCATTAGGTGGCATTTCAGAAAAAAATATAACCGAAATACTTCCACATTTTGACTCCATAGCTTTACTAGGAGCAATTTGGTTACACCCTAACCCTTTAGAACAATGGAAAAAATGTCAAAACATCGTCCTTTCGTACTCAGCCTAG
- a CDS encoding VF530 family protein — MIKNNDPLHGVTLKKIVEELVSFYGFDTLAELINIKCFKENPSVKSSLTFLRKTEWARKKTEELYVKTLPKLKNNTDYVNS; from the coding sequence ATGATAAAAAACAACGACCCACTTCACGGTGTTACTTTAAAAAAAATAGTAGAAGAATTAGTTTCCTTTTATGGCTTTGATACATTAGCTGAACTAATCAACATTAAATGCTTTAAAGAAAACCCATCTGTAAAATCAAGTTTAACTTTTTTACGTAAAACCGAGTGGGCGAGAAAAAAAACAGAAGAACTATATGTAAAAACATTGCCCAAGCTAAAAAACAACACAGATTACGTTAACTCATAA
- a CDS encoding hydroxymethylpyrimidine/phosphomethylpyrimidine kinase: MSKHRPFVLSLAGFDPSAGAGVLADVKTFEMHQVYGLAVITGNTIQTEDCFLKMEWMSASWILDSLTHLAKQYDVQAVKIGIIPSLELLETYLKTIKGLWPEAKIVWDPVLRATADYEFTPVIDTYLTTILQQIDLITPNHNELKILVPQASTPQEKAYLLAQHTSVLWKGGHNTSQLGTDYLIIDDETLILRPSTSKIYPKHGSGCILSSAITAQLSLGHSLAESCQNAKVFIEQTLNSNETLLAYYAT; this comes from the coding sequence ATGTCAAAACATCGTCCTTTCGTACTCAGCCTAGCAGGCTTTGATCCTTCGGCTGGAGCAGGTGTTCTAGCTGATGTTAAAACATTTGAAATGCATCAAGTATATGGATTAGCCGTCATTACTGGCAATACCATACAAACAGAAGATTGTTTCCTAAAAATGGAGTGGATGTCAGCTTCTTGGATACTCGATAGTCTTACTCATCTTGCAAAACAATATGATGTGCAAGCTGTTAAAATTGGAATTATTCCCAGCTTAGAGCTATTAGAAACCTATCTAAAAACAATAAAAGGTTTATGGCCAGAAGCAAAAATTGTTTGGGATCCCGTTTTAAGAGCCACCGCAGATTATGAATTTACACCCGTTATTGATACGTATTTAACCACTATTTTGCAACAAATTGACCTCATCACTCCTAATCATAACGAATTAAAAATCTTAGTTCCTCAGGCTAGTACTCCTCAGGAAAAAGCATATCTACTCGCACAGCATACTTCGGTTTTATGGAAAGGTGGACATAATACTTCCCAACTAGGGACTGATTATTTAATCATTGATGATGAAACCCTTATTTTAAGACCTTCAACGAGCAAAATATATCCCAAACACGGTTCAGGCTGTATTTTATCATCGGCCATAACGGCACAATTAAGCTTAGGACATTCATTAGCAGAAAGTTGCCAAAATGCCAAAGTATTTATTGAACAAACATTAAACTCAAACGAAACATTATTAGCCTATTATGCTACCTAA
- a CDS encoding flavin reductase family protein, with protein sequence MKSFIPAELSIPQVQSYLQGAIAPRPIAFASTIDAEGRPNLSPFSFFNVFSANPPILVFSPARRVRGNTTKHTLENVLETKEVVINVVNYDIVQQMSLSSTEYAEGINEFEKAGLTALPSDLVKPFRVAESPVQFECKVNEVIALGTEGGAGNLVICEVVKIHIDEAILDENGIIDQYKIDLVARLGGNWYSRSNKGLFEVPKPLITLGIGVDAIPNYIKEDPFFTGNDLGMLGNIEALPNEEEIVIFVHENNSVKEVLNTKDSLKIKQLAKLYLENQDILSAWKVLLAK encoded by the coding sequence ATGAAAAGTTTCATTCCTGCTGAATTATCAATACCACAAGTTCAGTCCTATTTACAAGGCGCTATTGCGCCAAGACCTATTGCATTTGCAAGTACAATCGATGCAGAAGGTAGACCTAACTTGTCTCCTTTTAGCTTTTTCAATGTTTTTAGTGCTAATCCGCCTATTTTAGTCTTTTCTCCAGCTAGAAGGGTAAGAGGAAATACTACCAAACATACATTAGAAAACGTATTAGAAACTAAGGAAGTAGTTATAAATGTTGTAAATTATGATATTGTACAACAAATGTCTCTTTCCAGTACAGAATATGCCGAAGGAATTAATGAATTTGAAAAGGCAGGTCTTACTGCTTTACCTTCTGATTTAGTAAAACCTTTTCGTGTTGCTGAATCACCAGTGCAATTTGAATGTAAGGTCAATGAAGTTATTGCGTTAGGAACAGAAGGAGGTGCAGGTAATTTAGTAATCTGTGAAGTAGTTAAAATACATATAGATGAAGCTATTTTAGATGAAAATGGAATAATTGATCAATATAAAATTGATTTAGTAGCTCGTTTAGGAGGTAATTGGTATTCACGTTCTAATAAAGGACTTTTTGAAGTTCCTAAACCTTTGATAACTTTAGGAATTGGAGTAGATGCTATTCCAAATTATATTAAAGAAGACCCATTTTTTACAGGAAATGATTTAGGTATGTTAGGAAATATAGAAGCTTTGCCAAACGAAGAAGAAATCGTTATCTTTGTCCACGAAAACAATTCAGTTAAAGAAGTTTTAAATACAAAAGATTCTTTAAAAATCAAGCAATTAGCAAAACTATATTTAGAAAATCAAGACATACTTTCAGCATGGAAAGTGCTGTTAGCAAAATAA
- the thiS gene encoding sulfur carrier protein ThiS: MELTINQEKKIFEQEALTVQQLLDIELPDKQKGIAVAIDQQVIPRSQWENTSVNANQKIIIIKATQGG; encoded by the coding sequence ATGGAACTTACAATTAATCAAGAAAAAAAAATATTTGAGCAAGAAGCACTCACAGTGCAACAATTACTCGATATAGAATTACCGGATAAACAAAAAGGTATCGCAGTCGCTATTGACCAACAAGTAATCCCAAGATCACAATGGGAGAACACTTCTGTAAACGCTAATCAAAAAATTATAATCATTAAAGCTACTCAAGGAGGGTAA
- the thiH gene encoding 2-iminoacetate synthase ThiH: MTFKTLFENYSWENIANRIALVTHRDIENVLRKPKRTIDDFLVLLSPLAQDYLEPMAQLANHLTQKRFGKTIQLYAPMYLSNECQNICTYCGFSLDNKIKRKTLTDAEIKQEVEALKAMGYDHVLLVTGEANYTVHIGYFLNAIEVIKNDFSNISVEVQPLSQEEYEQLHQAGVYSVLVYQETYHKEVYKQYHPKGKKSNFDFRLETPDRIGKAGIHKIGLGVLLGLEDWRVDSFFNALHIDYLQKTYWKSKYSVSFPRLRPAEGIIEPNFIMEDKDLLQLICAYRIWNEDLEISISTRENEHFRNHIIPIGVTTMSAGSKTNPGGYVVDPQTLEQFEISDERPAAEIAKLISAKGYQPVWKDWDRGFKPNRS; this comes from the coding sequence ATGACCTTTAAAACCCTATTTGAAAACTACTCTTGGGAAAACATAGCCAACCGAATCGCCTTGGTAACGCATCGTGATATAGAAAACGTTTTGCGAAAACCCAAAAGGACCATCGATGATTTTCTAGTGCTTTTATCACCCTTAGCGCAAGATTATCTTGAACCTATGGCACAACTGGCAAACCATCTCACACAAAAACGCTTTGGTAAAACGATACAGTTGTATGCACCAATGTATTTAAGTAATGAGTGCCAAAACATTTGTACTTACTGTGGTTTTAGTTTAGATAATAAAATAAAACGTAAAACACTTACAGATGCTGAAATAAAACAGGAAGTTGAAGCCCTAAAAGCGATGGGCTATGATCACGTATTACTTGTTACCGGCGAAGCTAATTATACCGTGCATATTGGTTATTTTCTCAATGCCATTGAGGTGATTAAAAACGATTTTTCAAACATTTCTGTTGAAGTACAACCCCTTTCACAAGAAGAATACGAGCAATTACATCAAGCAGGTGTATATTCTGTATTAGTCTATCAAGAAACCTATCATAAAGAAGTGTATAAACAATACCATCCTAAAGGAAAGAAATCAAATTTTGATTTTCGTTTAGAAACTCCAGACCGAATAGGAAAAGCAGGAATTCATAAAATAGGATTGGGTGTTTTATTAGGGTTAGAAGACTGGCGTGTTGATAGCTTTTTTAATGCGTTGCATATAGATTACTTGCAAAAAACCTATTGGAAAAGTAAATATTCGGTTTCATTTCCTCGCCTGCGACCTGCCGAAGGTATTATCGAACCTAATTTTATTATGGAAGATAAAGATTTACTCCAACTCATTTGTGCTTACCGTATCTGGAATGAAGACCTTGAAATATCTATTTCTACTCGCGAAAACGAACATTTTCGTAATCATATCATTCCTATTGGAGTAACGACAATGAGTGCAGGTTCTAAAACCAATCCAGGGGGGTATGTCGTTGATCCACAAACCTTGGAACAATTTGAAATTAGCGATGAACGACCAGCTGCTGAAATTGCTAAATTAATAAGCGCTAAAGGTTACCAACCAGTATGGAAAGACTGGGATAGAGGGTTTAAACCTAACAGGTCTTGA
- a CDS encoding HesA/MoeB/ThiF family protein, with protein sequence MLTISDYLRYSKHLLVPEIGEVGQLKIKNAKVLVIGAGGLGCPILQYLCTAGVGTLGVVDFDTVALHNLHRQILYTEADIDLPKVVQAKSVLEKLNPLIEIQVFKEKLTIENASQLFENFDIIVDGCDNFTTRYLVNDTCVNLGKPLVYGSIFRFEGQLAVFNHQGSKQLRDIFPESPNPEDVPDCSLNGVLSSLPGIIGTMMAQETLKMIVGLPVLTNQLLIYNTLRWEQTVLCY encoded by the coding sequence ATGCTAACGATATCCGATTATTTACGTTATTCGAAACACTTGCTTGTACCTGAAATAGGTGAAGTAGGTCAATTAAAAATTAAAAATGCTAAAGTGCTGGTTATAGGCGCTGGTGGGTTAGGCTGTCCTATTTTACAATACCTATGCACCGCAGGTGTAGGAACACTAGGAGTGGTTGATTTTGATACCGTGGCATTGCATAATTTGCACCGCCAAATCCTTTACACCGAAGCAGATATTGATTTACCTAAGGTAGTACAAGCAAAATCAGTACTTGAAAAATTGAATCCTTTAATTGAAATTCAAGTTTTTAAGGAAAAGCTAACGATTGAAAATGCTTCTCAATTATTTGAAAACTTTGACATTATTGTAGATGGCTGCGACAATTTTACCACACGCTACTTAGTGAATGACACTTGTGTAAACTTAGGAAAACCTTTGGTATATGGGAGTATTTTTAGATTCGAAGGACAATTAGCCGTATTTAATCATCAAGGAAGTAAGCAACTTCGTGATATTTTTCCTGAATCTCCTAATCCAGAAGACGTTCCCGACTGTTCTCTAAATGGTGTCCTGAGTTCGCTACCTGGAATTATAGGTACTATGATGGCGCAAGAAACATTAAAAATGATTGTAGGGTTGCCTGTGTTGACCAACCAATTACTGATTTACAATACGCTTCGTTGGGAACAAACGGTGTTGTGCTATTAG
- a CDS encoding DUF3127 domain-containing protein has translation MEVTGRIKVINPTQEVSASFKKRELVITTDEQYPQHIMVEFTQAKVDDLNNFQVGEQVKVSINLRGREWINPQGEAKYFNTIQGWRIERVQPMQAAQPAMGQQMPPMPAAQAFEPAPSFNEEEHDDLPF, from the coding sequence ATGGAAGTTACAGGAAGAATTAAAGTCATTAACCCCACACAAGAAGTTAGTGCGTCTTTTAAGAAGAGAGAGTTAGTAATTACAACAGACGAGCAGTATCCACAGCATATCATGGTTGAGTTTACTCAAGCAAAAGTGGATGATTTGAATAATTTCCAAGTGGGAGAACAAGTAAAAGTATCAATTAATTTACGTGGTCGTGAGTGGATTAACCCTCAAGGTGAAGCAAAATATTTTAATACGATTCAGGGTTGGAGAATTGAAAGAGTACAACCAATGCAAGCAGCACAACCTGCTATGGGACAACAAATGCCTCCTATGCCAGCAGCTCAAGCATTTGAACCTGCACCAAGCTTTAATGAAGAAGAACACGACGATTTACCTTTTTAA
- a CDS encoding sensor histidine kinase, whose protein sequence is MNFTNKNNFIRWLLVSFSFLIISLILWNTYTLIQIFRKEERNKMELWATAEKTLQNATDQTEVDLPFQIITNNNTIPTILLDGNDSILSFGNIDEDLVKNAKDRKNLALEFKQANNKIDIEYDKGKHHYLYYMDSALLNQLKYYPIALITIIVLFSALVYNYYRTNKISTESKLWAGMAKETAHQIGTPLSSLIGWVEIMKADKVDETIVSEIEKDLFRLQNITDRFSKIGSKPSLENKNIIEETKLVYEYLASQFKGQVKFHFFSTEQLIFTKINPTLHSWTIENLVKNAIDAMKGRGYIDIMIEDQDDYIKIKISDTGKGIPKNLFKKIFEPGFTTKKRGWGLGLSLTKRIVEEYHKGKIKVLHSEINKGTTFQISYKKCI, encoded by the coding sequence ATGAATTTTACCAATAAAAATAATTTTATTCGTTGGCTATTAGTAAGTTTTTCATTCTTAATCATTAGCCTTATTCTATGGAATACCTATACTCTGATACAAATTTTTAGAAAAGAAGAGCGTAATAAAATGGAGCTTTGGGCTACTGCTGAAAAAACACTACAAAATGCAACAGATCAAACAGAGGTAGATTTACCTTTTCAGATAATAACTAATAATAACACAATTCCTACTATACTCCTAGATGGGAATGATAGCATATTAAGTTTTGGAAATATTGATGAAGATTTAGTAAAAAATGCTAAGGATAGGAAAAATCTTGCATTAGAATTTAAACAAGCTAATAATAAAATTGATATAGAATACGATAAAGGAAAACATCATTATTTATATTATATGGATTCTGCTTTATTGAATCAATTAAAATACTACCCTATTGCACTGATCACTATCATTGTATTATTTAGTGCTTTAGTCTATAACTATTATAGAACCAATAAAATTTCTACCGAAAGTAAACTCTGGGCTGGTATGGCTAAAGAAACAGCCCATCAAATTGGGACACCTCTATCATCACTTATTGGTTGGGTTGAAATCATGAAAGCGGACAAAGTAGATGAAACTATAGTATCTGAAATTGAAAAAGATCTTTTTAGACTTCAAAATATAACCGATCGATTTTCAAAAATAGGTTCTAAACCATCTTTAGAAAATAAGAATATCATAGAAGAAACTAAATTAGTATATGAATATTTAGCTTCTCAGTTTAAAGGACAAGTAAAATTTCATTTTTTTTCTACTGAGCAACTAATATTTACAAAAATAAACCCAACACTACACAGCTGGACGATAGAAAATTTAGTAAAAAATGCTATTGATGCCATGAAAGGAAGAGGTTATATAGATATAATGATTGAAGATCAAGATGATTATATCAAAATTAAAATAAGTGATACTGGCAAGGGTATTCCTAAAAATTTGTTTAAAAAAATATTTGAACCTGGTTTTACAACAAAAAAAAGAGGTTGGGGACTTGGATTATCATTAACTAAACGGATAGTGGAAGAATACCACAAAGGAAAAATAAAAGTTTTACATTCTGAAATTAATAAAGGTACTACCTTTCAAATTAGTTATAAAAAATGCATCTGA
- a CDS encoding DNA-3-methyladenine glycosylase I, whose protein sequence is MEKNRCTWCEKDDLYRNYHDNEWGKPVYDDETIFEFLILETFQAGLSWYTILSKRENFRKAFNNFDFEKIAQYSQKKMDLLMQDSGIIRNKLKIKATVTNAQAFIKVQEEFGSFSKYIWGFVGGKPIDNQPKTLKDVPATSEISDQLSKDLKKRGFKFVGSTVMYAHMQATGMVNDHVEDCWKRK, encoded by the coding sequence ATGGAAAAAAATCGTTGCACTTGGTGCGAAAAAGATGACTTGTATCGTAACTACCATGATAATGAGTGGGGTAAACCTGTTTATGATGACGAAACAATTTTTGAATTTTTAATCTTAGAAACTTTTCAAGCGGGATTAAGTTGGTATACCATTCTGTCAAAACGAGAAAATTTCCGCAAAGCATTTAATAATTTTGATTTTGAAAAAATAGCCCAATACAGTCAGAAAAAAATGGATTTATTAATGCAAGATTCAGGAATTATTCGTAATAAACTCAAAATAAAAGCAACGGTAACTAATGCACAAGCCTTTATCAAAGTGCAAGAAGAATTTGGAAGCTTTTCTAAATATATTTGGGGATTTGTAGGTGGTAAACCTATAGACAATCAACCTAAAACCTTAAAAGATGTTCCTGCTACCTCAGAGATATCAGACCAATTAAGCAAAGATTTAAAAAAACGTGGTTTTAAGTTTGTGGGTTCAACCGTAATGTATGCACATATGCAAGCAACAGGTATGGTAAATGATCACGTGGAAGATTGTTGGAAAAGAAAATAA
- the aat gene encoding leucyl/phenylalanyl-tRNA--protein transferase — MYFITKELYFPSVEETSPEGVIAIGGDLSIDRLLLAYSSGIFPWFDDGDPILWWCPEERMVLFPEEYKPSKSLRNIINRNIFTITFNHAFRDVLLNCQQVFRPGQNGTWLSDEMIDAYCNLHALGKALSVEVWIDNKLVGGLYGVDMGHVFCGESMFSLVSNASKIAFNALVNYLKQNHYDLLDCQVYNDHLASLGCYEISREEFLGILKNKS; from the coding sequence ATGTATTTTATTACCAAAGAACTTTATTTTCCCTCTGTAGAAGAAACCTCTCCTGAAGGAGTCATTGCAATAGGGGGTGACTTATCTATAGATCGTTTATTATTAGCATATAGTAGTGGTATTTTTCCCTGGTTTGACGATGGAGACCCTATACTTTGGTGGTGTCCAGAGGAAAGAATGGTTTTATTTCCTGAAGAATACAAACCTTCTAAAAGCTTACGCAATATTATTAACAGAAATATTTTTACAATTACTTTTAATCATGCTTTTCGAGACGTATTGCTAAACTGTCAGCAGGTTTTTCGCCCTGGGCAAAATGGTACTTGGTTAAGTGACGAAATGATTGATGCTTATTGTAATTTACACGCATTAGGTAAAGCTCTTTCAGTAGAGGTATGGATTGATAATAAATTAGTAGGTGGCTTATATGGAGTAGATATGGGACATGTATTTTGTGGTGAAAGTATGTTTTCCCTAGTGAGTAATGCTTCTAAAATTGCTTTCAATGCCTTAGTTAATTATCTAAAACAAAATCATTATGACTTATTAGATTGTCAAGTATATAACGATCATTTGGCTAGTTTAGGATGTTATGAAATTTCTAGAGAAGAATTTTTGGGTATTTTGAAAAATAAATCTTAA
- a CDS encoding thiamine phosphate synthase yields the protein MLPKIQFISQGTTPENQLNSIQKALDAGISWIQLRYKNVPEIEVFRLVEQIKKITETYQALLTINDFSTIAKAIDAHGLHLGLTDGSIDQARDLLGNTKIIGGTANTLEDVQQRFTEKCDYVGLGPLRFTTTKEKLSPTLGLEGYKNIVNAVSNATPIKPIFAIGGIQLEDVAPLMEAGIYGIAVSGMIMETNQPLKCIKQLNEILYSYA from the coding sequence ATGCTACCTAAAATTCAATTTATATCACAAGGAACAACACCTGAAAACCAGCTTAATTCAATTCAGAAAGCTTTGGATGCAGGCATTAGTTGGATACAATTACGTTATAAAAATGTTCCTGAAATAGAAGTATTTCGACTAGTCGAACAAATCAAAAAAATTACCGAAACCTATCAAGCCCTACTTACCATAAATGATTTTTCTACCATAGCTAAAGCAATTGATGCACACGGATTGCATTTAGGGTTAACTGATGGAAGCATTGATCAAGCACGTGACTTATTAGGAAATACTAAAATTATAGGGGGTACAGCAAACACCTTAGAAGATGTACAACAACGTTTTACTGAAAAATGTGATTATGTAGGTCTAGGTCCGTTGCGATTTACCACCACTAAAGAAAAACTAAGCCCCACGCTAGGCTTAGAAGGTTACAAAAATATCGTCAACGCAGTATCGAATGCAACACCCATTAAACCCATTTTTGCTATAGGAGGCATTCAACTTGAAGATGTAGCCCCTCTTATGGAGGCAGGAATATATGGAATAGCTGTTTCGGGAATGATTATGGAAACTAACCAACCCTTAAAATGTATAAAACAACTCAACGAAATATTGTATAGTTATGCTTAA
- a CDS encoding thiazole synthase, with protein sequence MLKIGNTTFTSRLFVGTGKFGSSQVMEEAILASASQLVTVALKRVDFETDTDAILSHLNHPHIQLLPNTSGARNTKEAVFAAQLAREAMETNLVKLEIHPDPKYLLPDPIETLKATEELAKLGFEVYPYIHADPVLCKLLEEAGTSAVMPLGSPIGSNKGLKTVDFLEIIIEQSKVPVIIDAGIGAPSDAAKAMELGADAVLVNTAIAVAGNPVAMAQAFKEAVIAGRRAFEAQLASPLAQAEASSPLTSFL encoded by the coding sequence ATGCTTAAAATAGGAAATACCACGTTTACTTCTCGCTTATTTGTAGGCACTGGAAAATTTGGTTCTAGTCAAGTAATGGAAGAAGCTATTTTAGCTTCAGCTTCACAATTAGTGACCGTAGCTTTGAAAAGAGTCGATTTTGAAACCGATACCGATGCGATTTTGTCCCATCTCAATCATCCTCATATTCAATTATTACCCAATACCTCGGGAGCTAGAAATACTAAAGAAGCTGTTTTTGCAGCCCAATTAGCTCGTGAAGCAATGGAAACCAATCTAGTGAAACTAGAAATTCATCCTGATCCAAAATATTTACTTCCAGATCCTATTGAAACCCTTAAAGCTACAGAAGAGTTAGCTAAACTAGGTTTTGAGGTCTATCCTTATATTCACGCTGATCCCGTGTTATGCAAGTTATTAGAGGAAGCTGGAACCAGTGCCGTAATGCCTTTAGGTTCGCCTATAGGAAGTAACAAAGGATTAAAAACTGTCGATTTCTTAGAAATTATCATCGAGCAAAGTAAAGTTCCTGTCATTATCGATGCAGGTATAGGCGCACCATCCGATGCCGCCAAAGCGATGGAATTAGGAGCCGATGCCGTTTTAGTCAACACCGCTATAGCTGTAGCTGGAAATCCTGTAGCAATGGCACAAGCATTTAAAGAAGCTGTTATTGCGGGTCGTCGCGCTTTTGAAGCCCAATTAGCTAGCCCGCTGGCACAAGCCGAAGCTTCTAGTCCGTTAACGTCGTTTTTATAA